A window of Bradyrhizobium diazoefficiens genomic DNA:
CGGCGAACAGCCGGAAACCACAATAGTTGTGGCACGACGACCGTGAGGATCTTCTCCGACCAAAACAAGGGCGCGGTGAAGCCGAATGCGCGGTGAAAGAACTCAGTCCGTTCGGCGACATCGCTGGTATAGAGCGGACCGAATGCTTCCCAGACATAGGCGTAGGCAAGCATCAGGCTGCCGACGAGCATGACTTTCGCCATGGCATTGAAGTGATATTCCGTCAACAGGTCTTGAAGGCTGTAGCCCCAGCGCACAAGAATCGTGAGCATCACGATGAGGGCCGTGCCCGAAATGACCGCGCCGAAGAAGAAGTAAGGCGGAAACTGCGTGTCATGCCATCCCGGCGTCAGCCCGGCCGCGAAGTCGAGACCGACCACGCTGTGCACCGAGATGACCATCGGCGCCATGATCGCCGACATGATCGCGTAAACGATGCGCTGGTTCTGCCACTCCGCGACCGATCCGCGCCAACCTAGTGCCAGGATGCCGTAGAATATCTTCTTCGCCCTGGTCGACGCGAGATCGCGCACGGTGGCAAGATCTGGCAGGATGCCGGCGTAGTAGTACATGATCGACATCAGGATGTAGCAGAGCAGGCAAATGAAATCCCACCAGAGCGGGCTTCGCACCTGGGGCCAGACGCCCATCACGTTCGAATAGGGAAACAGCCAGTAGAACAAGCCGGGCCGCCCCAGATGCATGATGGGCATCAGCCCCGCGCAGGGCGCCGCCGACAGCAGCATGCTTTCGGCGATGCGGTTGGTGGCCGAGCGCCACGGCGATCGCGTGAGAAAGAACAGCGCGGAAACGATGGTCCCGCCGCTCGCCAGCGCAATCCACCAGACGTACTCGGCGATGGCAAGTCCCCAGGCGACCGGTATGTTGACTCCCCACACTCCGATGCCGACGATGAACAGCACCGCCATCTGAACGACCAGCACCAATAACAGTGCAACTGAGATGCCGAATCCGATCCACCACCACAGCGGCGTGCGCGACATGAGCACGCGGCTGCTCACCTCCTCGCTCAAGGTCGTCAAGGTCACTTCGGGCCCGACAATGGGCGCGTCGGCCGGCAATTCACTCGTCAGCGTCATCGCCATGGCTGGTTGTCTCGCCGTGTTGTGACGCGCTGGTCTTGATCGCCGGATTTGGATTGCGAATGAGCGCGCTATAGGTGGTTCGAGGACGCGTATTCAGGTCGTCGAGCAACGCATAGTCGATCGGCCAAGCCTTCCGTCCGGCGACGGCACTGCCCTTGTCGTTGCGATCGCCGAAGATGATCGCCTGCGTCGGGCAGCTCTGCTGGCAAGCCGTTCGAACCTCACCGTCGGCGATTTTGCGATCCTCCTTCTCGGCATCGATCTGAACCGTTCGAATCCGCTGAATGCAATACGTGCATTTCTCCATCACGCCGCGGCCGCGGACCGTCACCTCCGGGTTCCAGGACTCCGCGGCGCGCTCGTTCTCCTCGGCATATCCGTAGAAATTGAAACGTCGAACCTTGTAGGGGCAGTTGTTCGAGCAAAACCGCGTGCCGACGCAGCGGTTGTAGACCATCAGGTTGAGGCCTTCGTGATCATGCACGGTGGCGTGCACCGGGCATACCACTTCGCAGGGTGCTTGTTCGCAGTGCATGCAAGGCATCGGCTCGAAGGCCATCTCAGGCGCATCGGTCGAGCCGGAATAATAGCGGTCGACCCTCAGCCAGTGCATGACGCGGCCGGCGAGAACTTGATCCTTACCGACAATGGGCACGTTGTTTTCGGCCTGGCAGGCGATCGTACAGGCCTGGCAGCCGATGCAGGAATTGAGATCAACCGTCATCGCCCAGGCGCGATCGGGATAGTCGAAGGGCTGATAGAGCGACTCCGCTTTCTTCTGCTTCACGATCTTGCCGGGGTCGCTGTTGAACTCGGCGAGATCGCCCTCCCGGATCAGATCTCGCCCGATCACCCGATCCTGGTTCTGCGTGGTGGCGAGCCTGTCAGTCTCCCCGGTCTTCACAAGTGCGCTGACGTCGGCAACCCAGGGACGGCCGGAGTGACGGATCGTGTAGGCATTGAAACCAGATTTGGCCCCAAGCCCGTCCGCCGTGCGGCCCCATCCGAGCGGCAAGGTAATGCAATCTGGCGCTTGCCCCGGCAGCACAAAGACCGGCGCTCTGAGCTTAGCCTTCTCGATCGAGATCTCGACGACATCGTGCGTATCAACGCCGAGTCGCTTCGCCGTGCTCGGCGCCAGCAGCGCGGCATTGTCCCAGGTCAAGCGGGTGAAGGCGCGGGCCATTTCCAGGAGCCAGGGGTTATGCGCATGGCGTCCATCCCAAAGTCCCTCATCCGGCCGGAACAGCGCCTGCAGGGGGGGCTGTGGCGAAGC
This region includes:
- the nrfD gene encoding NrfD/PsrC family molybdoenzyme membrane anchor subunit gives rise to the protein MAMTLTSELPADAPIVGPEVTLTTLSEEVSSRVLMSRTPLWWWIGFGISVALLLVLVVQMAVLFIVGIGVWGVNIPVAWGLAIAEYVWWIALASGGTIVSALFFLTRSPWRSATNRIAESMLLSAAPCAGLMPIMHLGRPGLFYWLFPYSNVMGVWPQVRSPLWWDFICLLCYILMSIMYYYAGILPDLATVRDLASTRAKKIFYGILALGWRGSVAEWQNQRIVYAIMSAIMAPMVISVHSVVGLDFAAGLTPGWHDTQFPPYFFFGAVISGTALIVMLTILVRWGYSLQDLLTEYHFNAMAKVMLVGSLMLAYAYVWEAFGPLYTSDVAERTEFFHRAFGFTAPLFWSEKILTVVVPQLLWFPAVRRNQLLLLLISGGVIIGMWQERVVFTTASLEHNYMPSYWGYYFPTLWDWATLAGTIGLFLTLFFLFLRFAPIISLAEVREIIEEEKSK